Proteins encoded in a region of the Tachyglossus aculeatus isolate mTacAcu1 chromosome 11, mTacAcu1.pri, whole genome shotgun sequence genome:
- the SS18L2 gene encoding SS18-like protein 2, whose protein sequence is MSVAFVPERLRGKAEVNQETIQRLLEENDQLIRCIVEYQNKGRAAECTQYQHVLHRNLIYLATIADASPANTQKTGD, encoded by the exons ATGTCGGTGGCCTTCGTGCCCGAGCGGCTGAGGGGGAAGGCGGAAGTCAATCAGGAGACCATCCAGCGG CTGCTGGAGGAAAATGACCAGCTGATCCGGTGCATCGTGGAGTACCAGAACAAGGGGCGAGCGGCAGAGTGCACCCA ATACCAGCATGTGCTGCACAGGAATCTCATTTACCTCGCAACCATCGCAGACGCCAGCCCCGCAAATACTCAGAAAACAGGAGACTGA